AAAATAAATAAGTGTAGAGGAAATGATTCCTTTTACGGTAAAAAATATAATCCCACCGATTCCAAATTTCTTCACCAGGCTTTTCCATTTCGATGGTTTCTTTTCTTCTGCAGCCGGCTCGTTGATCGTCTTATTATTTTCCATTTCTGAAATTCAAATGATTACCTTACAAAGATAAGCATGTTTATAATTAGTCCAAATAAAAAACAACTTAAAAAATTAAAATTTTGCGGTTCGCATAATATTTTTAACTTTAGGCAAAACGAAAAGTAATATTTATGTCTAAAAAAGTAAAGGATTTTGGAATCGAGAAAACACTCAAAAACTTAGGAATTAAAGAAGAGAATAAAGGAACTTCAGTAGGCGGAAAATATTTTGCATCAGGAAAGACAATAGAAAGCTATTCTCCCGTAGATGGCAACTTAATTGCTAAAATAAAGACTTCCGGAGCATCAGATTATGATAAGGTAATCGAAACTGCTGAAAAGGCTTTTAAAGAGTTCAGACTCATTCCGGCTCCTAAAAGAGGGGAAATGGTAAGACAACTTGGTCAGAAATTAAGACAATATAAGGACGATTTAGGAAAACTTGTTTCTTATGAAATGGGTAAATCTCTGCAGGAAGGGCTGGGTGAAGTTCAGGAAATGATCGACATCTGCGACTTTGCGGTGGGAGTTTCAAGACAGCTTCATGGCTACACAATGCACTCCGAAAGACCAGGACACAGAATGTACGAGCAGTATCATCCACTAGGAATTGTAGGAATTATTACCGCATTCAACTTTCCGGTAGCAGTTTGGGCTTGGAACACGGCATTAGCGTGGATCTGCGGTAACGTAACGATCTGGAAACCGTCTGAAAAAACTCCGTTCTGTGCAATTGCTTGTCAAAACATTATGAATGAAGTTTTAAAGGAGAATAATCTTTCTGACGGAATTTCAAGTGTATTGGTGGCAGATCACGAGATCGGACAAAAATTGGTAGATGATAAGAGAGTGGCTTTGGTTTCTTTCACAGGTTCTACAAGAGTGGGAAGAATGGTTTCTACTAATGTGGCTCAGAGATTTGGGAAGTCTATTCTTGAATTGGGAGGAAACAATGCAATTATTATTTCTAAAGATGCCGACATCAATATGTCGATTATCGGTGCGGTTTTCGGAGCTGTTGGAACGGCTGGGCAGAGATGTACCTCTACAAGACGACTGATTATTCATGAAAGCGTTTACGATGAAGTGAAAAACAGACTGGTAAAAGCTTACGGACAATTAAAGATAGGAAATCCTTTGGATGAAACTAATCACGTAGGTCCGCTTATCGATACTGATGCGGTAAATATGTATCAGGAAGCGATTAAAAAAGGTAAAAAAGAAGGTGCTAAATTCATCGTTGAAGGCGAGGTTTTAAAAGGAAAAGGTTACGAATCCGGTTGCTATGTAAAGCCGTGTATTGCTGAAGTGAAGAATTCTTATGAGATCGTTCAGCACGAAACTTTTGCTCCGATTTTATATTTAATTAAATACAAAACGTTAGACGAGGCTATTGCAATTCAGAATGATGTTCCTCAGGGATTATCATCTGCGATTATGACGCAAAACCTTAGAGAAGCGGAATTATTCCTTTCTCATGCAGGTTCAGACTGCGGAATTGCCAATGTAAATATCGGAACTTCCGGTGCTGAAATTGGCGGAGCATTCGGTGGAGAAAAAGAAACCGGAGGTGGAAGAGAGTCGGGATCAGACGTTTGGAAATACTATATGAGACGTCAAACCAATACTATAAATTACACGACTAATCTTCCTTTAGCACAAGGGATTAAGTTTGATATATAAAAGCATCACTTTAATAATTTAAAAATTAAAAGATTAAATAATTAAGAGATTCTGGAATGTCTAATTTTTCAATTTTTTAATCTTTTACTAAATTTTCAATTCACATCAAATATGGAACAGACAACAATTGATATACAGGCAAATAAAGTAAAGGAAACTATAAGCAAACACGTATTGGCAGATGGTTTTGATTTCGTAATGGATATTGAAAGATCTCATGGGTCATGGCTTTATGACAGGCTTACTAACAGAGAATATCTGGATATGTTTTCGATGTTCGCATCCGCATCCATAGGATATAACCACCCTTATCTTGTCGAAAAATCGGCTTGGTTAGGGAAAATGGCGGTGAACAAACCGACGTTGGCAGATGTTTACACTGAGGAATATGCAAACTTTTTAGAAGTTTTTGAGAGGGTTGTGATTCCTGAAGAATTGCAGTATGCTTTTTTCATAGAAGGCGGAACAATGGGCGTTGAAAATGCTATGAAAGCTTGCTTCGACTGGAAAACGCGTAAGAATTTTGCGAAAGGTCTTGACACCGAAGCCGGAATTTGCATCCACTTCAGACAGGCATTTCACGGAAGAAGTGGCTATACGTTAAGCTTAACAAATACTTCAGATCCAAGAAAATATCAGTATTTTCCGATGTTTGAATGGCCTAGAATCCTGAATCCTAAACTGACGTTCCCGATTACGGAAGAAAATCTTGAGGAAACGGTTAAAAATGAAAATCTGGCTTTAATTCAGATCGAAGAAGCTATTCTGATGAACCCTGATAAAGTCGCGTGCATCATCATTGAGCCTATTCAGGCTGAAGGAGGTGACAACCATTTCAGAGATGAATTTTTACTGGGATTGAGAAGAATTTGTGATAATCATGATATTTTACTGATTTTTGATGAAGTGCAGACAGGTATCGGAATTACCGGTAAAATGTGGGCATTCCAGCATTTTACGGCGAAACCCGATATTATTTCTTTCGGTAAAAAAGCACAGGTTTGCGGAGTGTTGGCGAATAAAGAGAAATTTGATGAAGTACCTGATAATGTGTTCAGAGAGAGTTCCAGAATCAACTCTACGTTTGGAGGTAATTTTATCGATATGCTTCGTTTCCAATTGACGATGGAGGTGATTGAGAAAGAAAATTTGGTGGAAAATGCGAGAGTGGTGGGAGATTATTTATTGGAAGAGCTTACATTATTAGCAGAAAAATATCCTGAAAAAATTTCAAATGCAAGAGGCCGAGGATTGATGTGTGCCATAGATCTGCCGACTGCCGGGCAAAGAAATAGGCTTCGTGAAGAGCTTTGGAACGACGGTTTGATTATCTTACCTTGTGGAGATCAGTCGATTCGTTTCCGTCCCCATTTGAATGTGACGAAAGACGAAATCAAGCTTGCTTTAGACAAAATAGAAAATAACATTAATAAAATTTAAAACTGTTAATTTGTAATTGTGAAAAAAATGTTCTATATTTAGATACTCAAACGGAAAAGAATATGGAAAGAAGTACAAGAGTATCAGTTTTTGAAAGCGATAAGCAGGCAGAAATACAATTAATCAAATCCAAGTTGGACGATGCGCAGATTAAAAATGCGGTTGAAAACAACTATCTTACTTTTACGACCACGCCCACGGCAACATCGTTGAAAGTTATGGTAAAATTGGAAGATGAGAAGAAAGCATTTGAAGTAATCGACGGCTATCTTCAGCAAAGTGAAAATCAATAAAAAAACAATTTCATAATTTTAAATTTTACTACTTCGAACCGAAAATTAATTTTAATTAGTTTTCGGTTTTTTTTGGTTAATAGAAGAAATTGATCAGTTAATTCTGAAGTTTACATTTAATTATAAATAAAGATTTAACGTTTAAGCTTTATTTTATTTTTAATATCTTTAAAGTAATTCTTAAAAATATTAATTATGATAGAACAAATCATCGGATACTCAGGAGCGCTTATTTCATCGATATCATTCTTACCACAGGTGATCAAATTGTGGAAGACGAAATCAGGGCATGACCTCTCTATGGTTACCTTATTTTTTCTAACACTGAATGCTATACTGTGGGTTATTTACGGATTGATGAAAGATGCAAAACCACTTTGGATCACCAATATTCTGATGTTAACAATGCTGATTGTTATGATTATCCTTAAGATCCTGTACCGAAATAATGTATCGATTTCTAAAAAATGAATAGGAAGGATGTCGTAATCATCTTTATGTAAACAAAATTTAATCAATTTATTTTGAATTAAATCATTAATATTCAGGGGTTAAATAATTTTTAAAGATACAAACATAAATTCTGTTTTAACTTATGCTCATAAAAACTATCAATGAATATAGTTTCCATGAGCTTTTTAACATAAAAATACATGATAAACTATACTTTTAAATTATTCAATTTATTATCAACATGGAGCAAGAAATTAAACTAAGAAAGGCGGAAATTGATGACAGAGATATTATCTGGGATATTTTGCAGCAGGCCATTGAAAGAAGAAGAATAGACGGAAGCACGCAATGGCAGCAAGGATATCCCAATCTTGGAACTGTGGAAAGTGACATTGAAAAAGGTTTCGGATTTGTGATGACCGTGGATGGGGAAATAGCGGTATATGTTGCACTGATTCTAAATGACGAACCCGCTTACAGCTCAATCGAAGGAGCCTGGCTGAGCGACGGAGAATTTGTGGTGGTACATCGTGTGGCGGTTGATGAAAAATTTGCCGGACAGGGAATGGTTAAAAAATTATTTGATCATATTGAAGATTTCACAAGATCTCATGACATCCAAAGTGTTAAAGTAGATACCAATTTCGACAATGTAGCAATGTTGAAAATCCTTGAAGCTAAAGGATATTCATACTGCGGAGAGGTTTTTCTGGCTGGCGGAATGAGGAAGGCTTATGAGAAGATTATCATTTGATGCAAAAGTTAAATCTAATTTCATTGAATTTTTAAAAGACCCAATATTTATAAACTCTATTGAGTTTGTTCGTTTGGTTCAGAACTAATTTCTACATTTGTTCAAATTTTATATACAATGCATAATAGTATAGAGATTGATGAAAAAATTTTTCAGGATGCCGTAAGATTTTATGGTGCCATTTTCAACATACCTCCTTTAGCGTCAAAAATATACGCCTACCTGCTGTTTGATCACGAACGGGTTGGGATTACTTTTGATGAGTTCGTGGAAGTACTTTCTGCAAGTAAAAGCTCGGTTTCAACGAGTCTTTCTCTTTTATTGAACGCAGAACTGATTGTGGATCACAATAAAATGGATGAGAGAAAAAGGTATTTTTTTCTCAACGATGAATACAAAAAAATAAGATTTGAAAAAATAGTGCAGAAAATGCAAGACGAATTAAAACTACTGGATGACCTTAACAATTTTAAAAAAAATCAGGACGATGAATACAATGAAAGAATTGAAGCTTATAAGGCACTTTTAAATAAAAACATAATAAATATTCAAGAATCTCTTAATAAACTATAATAATGAACAACAAGCTAGTTATACTTTCTGTTGCAGTGCTTTCACTTACTGCCTGCAACAAAGAAGCTCCGAAGCAGGATGGTGCAAAACCTTATCCTGTGATTAATGTGGAGACAAAAAATATAGTGGGCTATCAGACGTTTCCGGCTACCATTCAGGGTAGAGTAAACAATGATGTTCGCGCGAAAATACAAGGATATATTACTCAGGTTTTAGTAGATGAAGGGCAGTACGTTACCAAAGGACAACCACTTTTCCGTCTTGAAACGAATATCCTGAATGAAAGTGCGGCGGCTTCCAAAGCGGGAATCGGTGCAGCTGAATCTACCATTGCGGCAGCTCAGGCAGCTGTAAGTGCAGCGAATGTGGAAGTGAATAAACTTAAACCACTGGTTCAGAAAAATATCATCAGTAATGTTCAGCTACAAACGGCTCAGGCAAATTTAGCGCAGGCTCAGGCTCAGTTAAAACAGGCTCAGGCTTCTAAAAGTCAAGCGGTTGCGAATTATAAAGGTGTAGAAGCGAATATCGAATATTCCATTATTCGTGCGCCTATATCCGGAGTGGTGGGAAGACTTCCTCTAAAAGTGGGAAGTTTAGTTGGTCCTACGGATCAGACGGCTTTAACAACAGTTTCGGATACATCTCAGATCTACGCGTATTTTGCAATGAATGAAAAAGAATATTTCGATTTCCTTGAAAAATCTCCGGGAGCTTCAATGCCTGAAAAGATCAAAAACCTTCCGATGGTTGAGTTACAATTGGCCAACGGAAGTCTTTATCCTGAAAAAGGTAGAATTGAAGCGATTACAGGGCAAATTGATCCTACAACAGGTACCATTCAGTTCAGAGTTGGATTTACCAATGCACAAAAATTATTAAGTAACGGTAATAGCGGAACGATCAGATTCCCACAAACGTACGACAATGTTTTGGTGGTTCCGGAAAGTGCTACTTACGAGCAACAGGGTATCGTTTACGTTTATAAAGTGGAAAAAGATACAGCTAAAAATGTGGTGGTGAATGTAATCGACAGAATCGACAATATGGCTTTAATTAAAACGGGGGTAAACAAGGGTGAAATGATTGTGGCTGCAGGAATCGGAGGTTTGAAATCCGGAACTGCCGTGAAGCCTAAGCCTGTGAAAATGGATAGCCTTGTTCAATCTATAAAACCGAAATTCTAAGATGATTAAAAATTTTATAAACAGACCGGTCTTATCCACCGTAATCTCAATCTTGATTGTGATTCTCGGGGTGCTAGGGCTGATCTCGCTGCCGGTTACCCAGTATCCGGACATTGCGCCGCCTACGGTGAGTGTAAGTACAACCTACACCGGAGCCAATGCCGAGACTGTAATGAAAAGTGTGGTAGTACCTTTGGAAGAGCAGATCAATGGGGTGGAAGGTATGGATTATATTACTTCTACTGCCGGAAATGATGGTTCTGCGCAGATTCAGGTATTCTTTAAACAAGGGATAGACCCGGATATTGCTGCGGTAAACGTACAAAACCGTGTATCGAGAGCTACTCCGCTTCTTCCAAGTGAGGTTACTCGTTCCGGGGTCGTTACGCAGAAACAGCAGACGAGTGCCCTGATGTATATGTCTTTCTATTCTGAAAATAAAGATCTTAATGATGTGTACCTTCAGAACTTTTTGAATATCAATGTAATCCCCAATCTTAAAAGAATTAATGGGGTAGGTGATGCCAATGTTTTCGGAGGTAAAAACTACTCGATGAGAATTTGGCTTGATCCTGCTAAAATGGCGGCTTACAGCGTAACGCCTACTGATGTTACCAATGCCATCAACGAGCAGAGTCGAGAAGCGGCGGCTGGTTCTATCGGACAAAACAGCGGTAGCTCTTTCGAATATATTATTAAATATGTTGGTAAATTCAACGATAAAGAACAATACGATAATATTATCATTAAATCTCTTGCAGACGGACAAAACCTGATGCTGAAAGATGTTGCCAAAGTAGAATTGGCA
The sequence above is a segment of the Chryseobacterium sp. MYb264 genome. Coding sequences within it:
- a CDS encoding DUF2007 domain-containing protein, with protein sequence MERSTRVSVFESDKQAEIQLIKSKLDDAQIKNAVENNYLTFTTTPTATSLKVMVKLEDEKKAFEVIDGYLQQSENQ
- a CDS encoding SemiSWEET family sugar transporter; the encoded protein is MIEQIIGYSGALISSISFLPQVIKLWKTKSGHDLSMVTLFFLTLNAILWVIYGLMKDAKPLWITNILMLTMLIVMIILKILYRNNVSISKK
- the lat gene encoding L-lysine 6-transaminase; the encoded protein is MEQTTIDIQANKVKETISKHVLADGFDFVMDIERSHGSWLYDRLTNREYLDMFSMFASASIGYNHPYLVEKSAWLGKMAVNKPTLADVYTEEYANFLEVFERVVIPEELQYAFFIEGGTMGVENAMKACFDWKTRKNFAKGLDTEAGICIHFRQAFHGRSGYTLSLTNTSDPRKYQYFPMFEWPRILNPKLTFPITEENLEETVKNENLALIQIEEAILMNPDKVACIIIEPIQAEGGDNHFRDEFLLGLRRICDNHDILLIFDEVQTGIGITGKMWAFQHFTAKPDIISFGKKAQVCGVLANKEKFDEVPDNVFRESSRINSTFGGNFIDMLRFQLTMEVIEKENLVENARVVGDYLLEELTLLAEKYPEKISNARGRGLMCAIDLPTAGQRNRLREELWNDGLIILPCGDQSIRFRPHLNVTKDEIKLALDKIENNINKI
- a CDS encoding efflux RND transporter periplasmic adaptor subunit codes for the protein MNNKLVILSVAVLSLTACNKEAPKQDGAKPYPVINVETKNIVGYQTFPATIQGRVNNDVRAKIQGYITQVLVDEGQYVTKGQPLFRLETNILNESAAASKAGIGAAESTIAAAQAAVSAANVEVNKLKPLVQKNIISNVQLQTAQANLAQAQAQLKQAQASKSQAVANYKGVEANIEYSIIRAPISGVVGRLPLKVGSLVGPTDQTALTTVSDTSQIYAYFAMNEKEYFDFLEKSPGASMPEKIKNLPMVELQLANGSLYPEKGRIEAITGQIDPTTGTIQFRVGFTNAQKLLSNGNSGTIRFPQTYDNVLVVPESATYEQQGIVYVYKVEKDTAKNVVVNVIDRIDNMALIKTGVNKGEMIVAAGIGGLKSGTAVKPKPVKMDSLVQSIKPKF
- the amaB gene encoding L-piperidine-6-carboxylate dehydrogenase, producing MSKKVKDFGIEKTLKNLGIKEENKGTSVGGKYFASGKTIESYSPVDGNLIAKIKTSGASDYDKVIETAEKAFKEFRLIPAPKRGEMVRQLGQKLRQYKDDLGKLVSYEMGKSLQEGLGEVQEMIDICDFAVGVSRQLHGYTMHSERPGHRMYEQYHPLGIVGIITAFNFPVAVWAWNTALAWICGNVTIWKPSEKTPFCAIACQNIMNEVLKENNLSDGISSVLVADHEIGQKLVDDKRVALVSFTGSTRVGRMVSTNVAQRFGKSILELGGNNAIIISKDADINMSIIGAVFGAVGTAGQRCTSTRRLIIHESVYDEVKNRLVKAYGQLKIGNPLDETNHVGPLIDTDAVNMYQEAIKKGKKEGAKFIVEGEVLKGKGYESGCYVKPCIAEVKNSYEIVQHETFAPILYLIKYKTLDEAIAIQNDVPQGLSSAIMTQNLREAELFLSHAGSDCGIANVNIGTSGAEIGGAFGGEKETGGGRESGSDVWKYYMRRQTNTINYTTNLPLAQGIKFDI
- a CDS encoding GNAT family N-acetyltransferase; this encodes MEQEIKLRKAEIDDRDIIWDILQQAIERRRIDGSTQWQQGYPNLGTVESDIEKGFGFVMTVDGEIAVYVALILNDEPAYSSIEGAWLSDGEFVVVHRVAVDEKFAGQGMVKKLFDHIEDFTRSHDIQSVKVDTNFDNVAMLKILEAKGYSYCGEVFLAGGMRKAYEKIII
- a CDS encoding transcriptional regulator, with protein sequence MHNSIEIDEKIFQDAVRFYGAIFNIPPLASKIYAYLLFDHERVGITFDEFVEVLSASKSSVSTSLSLLLNAELIVDHNKMDERKRYFFLNDEYKKIRFEKIVQKMQDELKLLDDLNNFKKNQDDEYNERIEAYKALLNKNIINIQESLNKL